In Sphingobacterium sp. SRCM116780, the genomic stretch ATGTGAATTCCGCATCGGAGACAAACAAAAGGCTGCAAATCTTTTTAATGAAGTAAGAAAAAGAAATTTCAAGGATAATATCGATCCAAATCCAGTAACAGTGGCCAATCTCGACAAATATCGGATATTGAATGAATGGAGTATTGAATTTATTGGTGAAGGAAGACGGAGAACTGATCTCATTCGATGGAAAGCATTTACCACGGAGAAATGGTGGGATCACACAGCTTCTAATTCAGCACATTTAAACCGCTTCCCTGTTCCTAACGAAGCGATTGCAGGTAATAATAAACTGGAACAAAATCCTGGATATTAAACCGATTAATCAGTCGTGTAACCCGTGCGGATTACGCGACTGATTTTAAAATTTATAAATAGGACAAAGTCATCTTATTTAAAAAAAAATTGGACACCAAAAGTATAAGACAGAGGGTTCAACTGGTAAACTAATAGGGAGCTGGTTCGTACCTCATTCGTACCTTAGTCGTACCTCGTTCGAACAAAAACGAACAAGGTACGTTTGAGGTTTGAATAAAGTCCGTTTAAAGTACTAGGTAAACTAGAAGTAAGTCTTGCATTAGTGTAGATTAAATTTCCAATCTTCAGAATGCGCTATAGGCACCAGTACCATAACCCAAATGCTATCCACGCTTTTTCTACATAGAGCGGGAGTCTTGGTTTTCAGCATACTCAATGAAAGATTAAAAAAGCGATAGCCTGCGGTGTGGCTTTCTATCAATAAATAATCATTTATGTGTGCAATAAATTCATTTTTGAAAGTTTTTGTTTTTTTAGGATTAGAATTCATAGTCAAACTAATTTTACTAACTTAGTTCTTAATAAGTATTGACCCAACTATGTTAAACAATCTATCTGAAATGAAGAAATTTCTTTATTTTTTGCTTTGTATATTTCTGTTTCCATTATCTTCTGTTTGTCAGGAAACTGATTTAACTGCTGATAGCCTCTTTATAAAAGCACGCAAACAGGCTTTTGAATTAAAAGATTATACTCAAGCAATAAAAACTAGTAAACAAGCTTTGCAAAAGGCTCCTAAATATACAGATATCAGTATTTTTTTGGGCAGGTTGTACGCTTGGTCAAACCAGATTGATTCAGCACGGCAAATATTCGAACAGCTGAACAGTCAGAATATACAGGATGAAGATTTCTACTTAGCTTATGGTTCTTTAGAGTATTGGAACGACCAACCGTTAAAAGCAACTGCACTTGTCGACAAGGGGATCTTATTACACCCAACATCTCAAGACCTACTCTTGCTAAAATCTAAAATAGATTACAGTAATGATGCTTATGAAAGTGCAGAAAAATCGGTAGATAGATTACTGAAACTGAATCCTAAACATACGGAAGCAAGAGCGTTATCTAAAAGTATACAAGAATATGTTGCCAAAAATGCTTTAGGTATCAATTATAATTTTGTTCACTTTGATAAACAGTTCGAAAATAACTGGCATATTGTGGGACTAAGTTATAAAAGAGTAACTCCAATAGGATCAATAATCTTTAAGACAAACTATGCGAATAAATTTGCAGATAATGGTTTGCAATTTGAATTGGAAGCTTATCCTAGACTATCTAAAATATTTTATCTATACGTAGGTACGGGATATTCAAACAATGTTGGTATTTTTCCAAGATATAGAACTGGAGTATCTTTATATGCTAATTTACCATTTAGTTTCGAAGGCGAATTAGGATACAGACAATTATACTTTAGTAAAAACATATGGATGTATACGGCTTCCATAGGAAAATACTATCAAAACTTCTGGTTCAATCTCAAAACTTATTTAACTCCGAATCAAGAAAACATTTCACAATCTTATACTGGAACAATCCGATATTATACAAAAGGTGCTAATGACTATTTAGGATTTGTTATTGGTACTGGTTTAAGCCCTGAAGAAAACCGGAGCAACCTATTGGATAATGCTACTTACAAGTTAAAAACATTTAAGGTTGGTGCCGAATATAATTTATCCATCAACCGTACAAACCTCTTTTCTCTATCTACTACCTATTACAATCAAGAGTTTAAACCCAAAGAAAAGGGGAATCAACTAGACATTACCTTTGGTTATATCAAAACCTTCTAATGTTTTGATATAACTTGGTTGAAATAGTTGCTATAAGTACTATCTGGCAGCAATTGTTTTTTATTATAGAATTGTCTATTTTTCTGTTTAAATATTTCAAAATGTTGTGAAAGTAATGCTTTTGCAGAACTATTGGAAATAGGTTCTTCATTAAGATGTAGATCGATTTTATAAAGCTGTCCATCTACAAAATGATAATCTTTGTATACGAAATCTATTAATTGATTCTTACTCTGCATCATCGCTATACCCATATTCCTAACGGATGATCCCTCACTCAAGCCCCTTCCAATCCAAGTCACTTGATCAGGTGTACGCAGTTGATAATTTTCACGATAAAAAGCTAAAAGAGTAGGTGCTACATCGAAATGACTCACAGTATACTGAAAAGTATGAGCTGTCTTCAGTAAAGGAGAATAGATTATTAATGGGACATGATAGCGATCGATTTTATTTTGCAAAGGAATCTCCGGCATCGCATGATCACCAGTAATCACAAATAATGTATTATGGAAATCTGATCTTTTTTCATAAGCCTTGAAAAACTGATGTAATGCATCATCCAAATTTAACACAGATACCAATTGTTTCCGATTTTCTAAAACCCATTTTTTATGATCTGGAGGTAATGCTAAATTGGCCACATGTTGATCAAAAAGTTTTTCGTAATAATTTGCATTATTAATCAGAAAAGGATTATGAGTAGATAAGGTCAACAAAAGATGAAAATAAGGTTGTGTTTGTGGATGTTGTACTTCTAGTAATTTACTAAATACGGCTTGATCCTCGTATCCCCAACTTTCCCCTCCTTTTTTTGGAAGTTTTTTATAGGGTATGGTAAAAGATCTTTGGTCAATAAGCGTATCTACTCGACTATACCTCATGAATTTTTCCATAAAATCAAAATGAGAATCCCCTCCATAGAAAAAACCCGTACTAAAGCCATTTTTCTTCAAAACATTAAAGAGATTGAAATGTTGGGGCAAACTATCTTGTTCCAAAAAACCGTGAGTAGCAAAGGGTAATGATCCTGTCAATGTAGGTAGTACAGAAAATGTTCTACCGGAAGAACTGAGATTATTTTCCCAGTATAAGGATTTTTTTGACAAGGAGTCTATAAAAGGAGTGAAATTTCCAATATAACCTGCAGGTGAGCTATAGGCGTGACCTAGTCCCTCTACAACAATAATTACCAAATTTGGAGGAGCGATTGTTTTTTTTAAATATGTACCTAGAATATCTTTTGTATCCTCATTTCGAAGAAAGGGAAAACCATCTTTTTGACCTATAGAGTCGCTTCCTTCATTTCCCCATGCTGTCCATATTCCAGGATGTTCTTCGATATAATTTGAAACATTAGAACTTAGAAAGTAACGCCATTTGCTACGTCCTGCATTTTGAACAAACTCATCCTTTTCTTCTAAAGAATTTTTTTGATTATCAATCGGTAGAATATTAGCAAAAATACCGATCAAGAATACAGCTAAGCTTATATAAATTGTATGAAGTGGTCTTTTGGAGGCAATCCATATTGGAATATAAGTGATTAACAATAATACGATCAATAAAACTATATTAGTCAGACTCATTATTCCACTGGCTTCTAAGATATGCGTCATCTCATCAGCACTGTAATAGAACATATCCGCGCCAAGTAAATTACGAGATTCGGCAAAGTATGAAAACAGAATGTATTGCATAACCACAATAAAGGTATACAGAATGATAACCTGTATTTTTGCCAACGAACAACTGATTAAATACAAAATGAGATACACTAAGCCTCCTCCAGTTAGTATTTGAAAAGCAAAGTACAAATTATCAAAAAACAACTCTCTCCCATTGTTGGATACGGTTAACTGCGTAAATTGTTGTTTATACCACCACCACTCGACTCCAATGGAAAACATATAAAGAATCAGAAATACCATCGCTATGGTTCCAAAGTTTTTCAAAGCGATGCTGAGCTTTATACTTAACCGCTTAAAAAATGACTTCTCCAAAGCAGTCTGCTGAAACCCCTGTCTTGTCATCTCGCCCCAGCTGTGTTTTTTTCGAAAGAAATCTATCGTACCGCTTACACTGGCGCCAACAACAATTGGATGAAAATAAAGTGGTTCTAAAATAGCTGTCACAATCAATTTTGAAAGGTCTTGCTTTTTACTATAAACTTGGTGACTTACTAAATCTGTTAATATAGCATAAATAGAATACAGAATACCTGATGAAATAACCAGTGCAAATAATGCAAAGAAAAAAGACCAATTGATTATGCCTAGAATAAGAAAAATAACAAAAAAGATGTATCCTGCGAATTCGACTAGGGGTCCAAGAAATTCAAATAAAAACCAATAAGGAATACTTATCATCCCTAATCTGCCATACTTAGGGTTAAACATAAGTGTACGATGTTTCCATAATGTTTCCATCGTGCCCCTCATCCATCTATTTCGTTGTTTTTTTAACACTTCTTTTGATTCAGGAGCTTCTGTCCAACATAATGGATCGGGAATATTAACCACTTCGTATGGAAGTCGTTGTTCTTCCATGTAACGTCTCATTCGAACGACTAATTCCATATCCTCGCCAACCGTATTCTTATCGTATCCACCACAAGCCAACACAATTTGCTTGTCGAATGCACCAAATGCACCTGAAATCAAGATCAAACCAGAAGCTCTCGACCAAGCCATCCTTCCTAAGATAAAAGCGCGAATATACTCTAACGCTTGTGTACGACCTAGCCAAGATTTTGGTAAATTGATGTCAACAACCTTTCCGTTTTCAATTTTACAATTATTGGCCAAACGAATAACTCCTCCACAAGCGATAACGCGCTTATCCGTTTGTTCCAGAAATGGTTTTGCCAACTTAAGAAGCGCATCTTGCTCCAGAATACAGTCAACATCTATACATACGATATAATCCCCTGAAGAAATATTAACACCTACATTTAACGCATCTGCTTTACCACCATTTTCTTTATCAACAACAATGAGTTTTTTAAATGCCGAATTTTTGCTCTTATAAATACCTCGAATTTCTTTAGTCTCAATATCTCCCTGTACAAAAAATGGGACTGATTCAAGTGCATAAGCTTTAATGAGCTGCTGCATAGAGTCATCACGACTTCCGTCATTGACAATAATAATTTCCAAATGATAATAATAAAGAGAAAGTAACGATCGTACATTGTCTACGATAGTCATACCTTCGTTAAATGCGGGAGCAACAAGACTAAAGCTAGGTGCATTAATATTGGTTGCTATAAGCGTATAGTCTGTAAAAGTATTATCATTTTTATAATGTGTTATTGCTCCATAGGCATATATGCCAACCCATAAGTAAATAAGCAATATGGCAACTGAATATATCAGGAATATCCAAATAATTATTTCGTATACAAGATGCGCAAACTCTAACATATTTTTTCTTGCAAAGCATGGTTGATAATCTGTTTAAACTGAGCTGGGGTAGAGATCTCCCAAGCCATATCTCGTAAATACTGCCGTTGACCTAAACAAACTAACACTTCGGCAGAAGCAATCTTAATAGAATTTGCAGGATGCTGCCATAACTGTTCTTTTAAAAATTGTTCTGTCTGCAAATTCTTCGACACCTTCAACGCTTTTAAGATCTCTATCTGAATACTTTGTGGCTGATGGGGAAATGATCCCATTAATTGATTGACCGTATCGATATTTTCTAGCGCCTGTAACGTGCGAACAACTTCTATCTTTACTGTTAACATCGAGTGATTTAAAAGTTTCAGTACAGCCTCATAAAATGACAAAAGTTGAAACTTACGGATAAGACGAAGTGTAAAAATAGTGACCGAGGCATTAGAACTTTCTAACCAGCTATATATTCGGAATATCTGTAAGTTAGGAATATCAGTGATCGATCGTAATAGACGGAGTTGTTGCCAATCAGATAAAGGTTGAACGAGGGTCTCTAAAAAATTTAATCCCTCAAAGCCTTTAAAACTAACAATTGCATATTGAGCTTCTTGATAAACATGTTGCTGTGGATGAGCAAGTAGCGATATAAACATTGGTAAAGCACGTTCCACGCGCATAGCGGTTAATTCTTGAATACCTCCTGCTATAAGATATGATTTCTTTTTATGCAGGTTGCGCCAAGCCTCATCTTCCAATTGAAATAATTGAAAAATATGAGTAATCTGCTCATGAGCTACTCCAGAAAATTTCTGTTCAGATTTCACCAAAAGATCTAAAAAAAGACTTCGGAATGCGGGCACCTGAAGATGGTTTAAAAAGGATTCATCTGTATCTAAAAAGTTTTGATCTTCAACAATAAACGATGTAATCTTACTTTCAATAATATGCGTCCAAATTTGTCTATTGTGCAAGACTCGGTACTTATATACACTATAAAGTAAGACTATTATGATCAATAGTAAAACCAGGATAAATACAATGGTAATTGCTAGTACGAGTTCATGAATGGTGATAAACTGCAACATAGGTTATAAACTTATTTGCTGGTCAAGCGTTTAATACGTAGAAGAAGTTCATTTGGGCTGAATGGTTTAACCATAAAATCTGAAGCTCCCAAACCGAATGCATCAATCACAACTTCTTCCTGTCCCATACTGGAAAGAACAATCACGGGTGTTTTTTTACCCAAGCTAAGTATAGCGGATAGAATCTCTATACCTGAAGCAAATGGCATCATGATATCAGTTACGACCAAATCTAAATCCAACTCGCTAATTTTTTCGATCGCGTCCTTACCATTTCTGGTCAAAATCACAGTATGTCCTTCCTTTACTAATTTATGTTCAATTGTACGTAATATTAATTCGTCATCTTCTGCAATCAAAATCAACATGCTATTGAGTGTTTAAAAGTTTACTAATTAGGTTTATTCCAATTTCAATTTCTCGTTCAATATTGTCGAGTAATGGTATCGAATCGGTTGATGATAATTCGTCTTCCATATCTGCTGTTAACTTGGATAGTTTAATAAGTCCTGCAGTGGATGAAGTTCCACGTAATTTGTGAAGAACAATTTTCATGCTATTGAAATCTTGTGACTCCCTTGCATTTCTTAGATGACTGGCTGCCTGTTTAATTTCCTTTACAACTAAATCTAAGAAAAATGACGTAAAGCTAGGGTCGTCTCCAATCTGTTCTTTCAAAGTAGCCATATCCAAATGTTCGTTCAACGATTCATGACTTTCTTCTATACACGCTATCTGTAAAAATTTCTGCAGTACAGTATACAGCTCATGCTGACGTATGGGTTTAGAAAGAAAATCGGACATCCCTGCAGCTAAACATTTTTCCTTTTCACCCTGAACATTGCCAGCTGTTATACCTATAATTGGTATATTTTGATAAAAAGGAAGCATACGTATTTTTTTAGTAGCTTCAATACCATCCACTTCTGGCATCTGTACATCCATCAATATCAAATCAAAAGCTATACGAGTACATTGACGTATAGCATCTTGTCCATTGGCAACCTCCACAAGTTGTGCATTAGGCATAATTGACTTCATCATTTGGAGGTTAAGCGCCATATTTACTGAATTATCGTCCGCCAGAAGTACGTGAGCATATTGTTGGTAAATATTTGATGTGGATGATGTCAAATCTTGAGTCACGATTTCATTATCAGACTTATTCTGTTGTATAGCTCGACAAAGCGTGAAATATAACTCGTCAGATTTAATTGGTTTTAATAAGCAAAATGATCGTTCTTCTTGACGAAAAGATGATATAACCTCATGTTCTTCTGATGAGGTATGTAATATAATAAGGGGTATACTTTCATTCTGTGTACAGAAGAGTTCTTTTATTTTCTCAATGGTTTCTAATCCTGAAAAAATAGGCATATGATAATCCATTAAGATTACATCAAAACGTTCCCGGTTCATGAGTAATTGCAGAGCCGCCAAACCATTTTCAGCTAACACTGACCTACACCTTTGTAAGCTAGCATATGTTGAATGATCAAACGATTATTGGCATTATCATCAACAATAAGCACTCGATTCAAAGGTAAATCGACTTCTTCCTGCCCCCCTTCTTCATATAGGAATTCAAGATCAAAATAAAATACAGATCCTTTGTTAACTTCACTATCCAAATGGAGCTTGCTTCCCATATATTTCAACAAATTATTGGATATTGTAAGTCCCAAACCCGTACCCCCATATCGTTTACTCACAGAACTATCTTCTTGCGTAAAAGCATCAAAAATACGTTGTTGTTTTTCAACTGGTATACCTATACCTGTATCGCGAACAGAAAACCGCAATTTGATTTTGTCATTTTCAAAGCATAATTTCTCAATTTTGAATTCGATTTCACCACTTTCCGTAAACTTAATAGCGTTACCCAGTAAATTGATTAGAACTTGTTTAATACGAGCCTCATCTATCCATACATAAGGAGGTAGACCTTGTTCGATATTCAGGAGTAGTTCGATGTCTTTACGCTGAGCCTGATATAACACAACATTAATTACCTGATGCGCCAAATCATAGATATTAAATTTGTCAATGTACAGCTCTAGTTTCCCAGATTCAATCTTTGAGAAATCTAATATATCATTTATGATATTCAATAAACTATTTCCAGACTCGTTAATATAGTTTAAGTATTGTTTCTGAACATCATTCAGAGGTGTCTTCAACAAAAGATCCGAAAACCCGATTACTCCGTTCAGTGGTGTTCGGATCTCGTGGCTCATGTTTGCCAAAAACTCAGATTTTGCTTGACTAGCCAAATCGGCCAATTCTTTAGCCTTTTTCAGTTCAAGATTCACTTTAACTGATTCGCTAATATTTTGAGTAAAAATAATAATTCCTCCAATACTGCCATCAGAAAGATGCCAAGGTCTCACTTCCCAGTTAAAATGTTGAGATTTAGGAAGTCCTTCTATCTCTATTATCTCATCCACATTCTTATATGATTTACCTTGAAGAGCATCAAAGTAAATTTTTTTACGTCTCTCAGGAATATTCGGAAACAATCCAAACAAATTCTGATCTAAAATATCCGTCTTTCCTTGGTGAAAGTCATCCATCCATTGATGGCTAACAGAGACATAACGGAAATTATTATCGAACATCGCTACAGATGCAGGAACATAATCTACAAAGGCTTGTAACATCGCTTCTTTACGCTCCAGTTCCAAATAAAGGTTTTTACTAAAATCAATATTTTGTATAATACCAAAAACCCGTTTGCAAATTCCATTTTCAAACTCTGGAATTCCCTTCACACGTACCCAAATTAATTCGCCACTTTGTTGTTGCTGAAGTCTTAATTCAATATCGTATGGACATGCCTCAAGGATTGCTTGCTCAAAAACCTTTTTTAATTTTTCTTGACTTTCTTCCTCATAAAATCCAATTGCATGTTCAAAATCGGGAATAAAATCTTTATCTACGCCATGAATTAATTTCGCTGAATCTGACCAATAGACTTTACTCTCTTCCAGATTAACTTCCCATCCCCCAACTTGTGCAACAGTATTGGTATGTTCTAATATCTGTTTAGTATGCAGTAGATCATTTTCTAGCTGGATTCTTTCTGTCATATTTAGAGAAGTGCTTACTACATAGGTTTTCCCATCGATGTCTGTCTCTAACATATTATGATACATCCAATAAGTCTTTTGACCATCTTTGGAATTAAGAATCATCATACCTGAATCCTCTTTATTCTCATAAATACGCTTTAAATATTTATTAAGTGGATCTAAATGATGTTCAGGAACCAATTGCTTAAGATTGAGACCTCTGATCTCCTCTTCTGAATATTTTAGAAGATTTCGTCCTTTCTCATTTACAGCAAGAATGTTTCCATTCATGTCATGCATACTCATGAGGCCCATCGCATTCTCAAAGAAATTGCGAAAGCGACGTTCTGAATTTTCAAGCTTTAATTTTTCTTCTATCTCTGTTGTCACATTTCGACCAAATGCAAACACTTCATGCGTAGTATAATCATATTTAAAATGCCACTCGATAATGATATCATGACTGTCAGGTTGAGGCATGGTGGTCGTATACTGGATCCCTTGGTCTATTTCAGCTATTTTCTTTAATTTATCTCGCAAAGCTTGATCATCATGATCTAGGAAAGTAAAAAAAGATGCTCCCATTGCTTTAGATTTTGAGATCTTTAGAATTTCAGTAAAAGCGGGATTAAGTTCCTTGATGCGGTATTGATCATCCAATACACAGATCATATTATTCGTGAGCTGAAAGATCTCTTCAAAATATCCAGCTTGCACTTTTCTTCTTTTACCTAAAAGAATTTTAGTAACAGCTTTTCCCAATTGCTGCAAGGAATCTATTTGGTTTGCACTAAGAGATTTGACTTTAAAGTCGATCACACATATGGTTCCTAAAGGATTGTCATCTTCATCTAATAATGGTACTCCTGCGTAGAAGCGAATATTTCCTTCCTGAATCAATGGATTAGTCGATGATCTCGGATCTTGGAAGGTGTCTTCTATAACAAGGATCTCTTTATTCATAATGGTATACTGACATACTGTATGGCGTCTTTCCACAGTTTCCAATTTCAATCCCACACAGCTTTGAATCCGTTGAGTATCCTCTTCCATCATCGCGATAAGGGAAGCAGGGCAATCTGTAATAAGACACGCAGCCTGAGCGAATACGTCAAGATCGGGATCCTTACCCAGTCCCAAAAGTTCATAGGACTTTAATCGCTGGATACGTTCCAATTCGTTTTCTGGAATTGGGTAGTTTTCCATACCTTAATATTTTAAGTAGATTTAGTTTATAATAGTATGTGAAGTTAACAAAAACATTTATGTCTTCCTATAGAAATTCATCTAGAAAATCTAAGTTTTTCTAATATTCTATAACTTAAACATTCAAAAAAGAAATACGTCTCCAAGTCATCTGATTAACATTAAAAATAGATTCATTATTTTTGTAAAATAGTATTATTCAAGAGTGTTTCGAATAAGGTGGAAAGTTAGAGTGTAAGCTTTCTGTTCAGTTTCATTAAAAAATAAATGTAGTAGTATATATGATAAACAAAATTAATATGCCATTATTTACACACTTTGTTTTAGTAACGATTTACTTATACTTAGCATTATTTGAAAATGATTGGTTAGCTTTTATTACTAAAAGCAACAGATTTAATTTAATCATATTTGGGCTTCAGGCAGGCATATTTCCATATTTTGGTTTTGTTTTACAACGTATGAGTAGAAATCAAAATAACATGAGATCCTAGGTAATCTACTTCGATTGTTAACCTAGCAAATGCCATAGAAGGAAAG encodes the following:
- a CDS encoding PAS domain S-box protein, translated to MENYPIPENELERIQRLKSYELLGLGKDPDLDVFAQAACLITDCPASLIAMMEEDTQRIQSCVGLKLETVERRHTVCQYTIMNKEILVIEDTFQDPRSSTNPLIQEGNIRFYAGVPLLDEDDNPLGTICVIDFKVKSLSANQIDSLQQLGKAVTKILLGKRRKVQAGYFEEIFQLTNNMICVLDDQYRIKELNPAFTEILKISKSKAMGASFFTFLDHDDQALRDKLKKIAEIDQGIQYTTTMPQPDSHDIIIEWHFKYDYTTHEVFAFGRNVTTEIEEKLKLENSERRFRNFFENAMGLMSMHDMNGNILAVNEKGRNLLKYSEEEIRGLNLKQLVPEHHLDPLNKYLKRIYENKEDSGMMILNSKDGQKTYWMYHNMLETDIDGKTYVVSTSLNMTERIQLENDLLHTKQILEHTNTVAQVGGWEVNLEESKVYWSDSAKLIHGVDKDFIPDFEHAIGFYEEESQEKLKKVFEQAILEACPYDIELRLQQQQSGELIWVRVKGIPEFENGICKRVFGIIQNIDFSKNLYLELERKEAMLQAFVDYVPASVAMFDNNFRYVSVSHQWMDDFHQGKTDILDQNLFGLFPNIPERRKKIYFDALQGKSYKNVDEIIEIEGLPKSQHFNWEVRPWHLSDGSIGGIIIFTQNISESVKVNLELKKAKELADLASQAKSEFLANMSHEIRTPLNGVIGFSDLLLKTPLNDVQKQYLNYINESGNSLLNIINDILDFSKIESGKLELYIDKFNIYDLAHQVINVVLYQAQRKDIELLLNIEQGLPPYVWIDEARIKQVLINLLGNAIKFTESGEIEFKIEKLCFENDKIKLRFSVRDTGIGIPVEKQQRIFDAFTQEDSSVSKRYGGTGLGLTISNNLLKYMGSKLHLDSEVNKGSVFYFDLEFLYEEGGQEEVDLPLNRVLIVDDNANNRLIIQHMLAYKGVGQC
- a CDS encoding YaiO family outer membrane beta-barrel protein; this encodes MKKFLYFLLCIFLFPLSSVCQETDLTADSLFIKARKQAFELKDYTQAIKTSKQALQKAPKYTDISIFLGRLYAWSNQIDSARQIFEQLNSQNIQDEDFYLAYGSLEYWNDQPLKATALVDKGILLHPTSQDLLLLKSKIDYSNDAYESAEKSVDRLLKLNPKHTEARALSKSIQEYVAKNALGINYNFVHFDKQFENNWHIVGLSYKRVTPIGSIIFKTNYANKFADNGLQFELEAYPRLSKIFYLYVGTGYSNNVGIFPRYRTGVSLYANLPFSFEGELGYRQLYFSKNIWMYTASIGKYYQNFWFNLKTYLTPNQENISQSYTGTIRYYTKGANDYLGFVIGTGLSPEENRSNLLDNATYKLKTFKVGAEYNLSINRTNLFSLSTTYYNQEFKPKEKGNQLDITFGYIKTF
- a CDS encoding response regulator, with amino-acid sequence MLAENGLAALQLLMNRERFDVILMDYHMPIFSGLETIEKIKELFCTQNESIPLIILHTSSEEHEVISSFRQEERSFCLLKPIKSDELYFTLCRAIQQNKSDNEIVTQDLTSSTSNIYQQYAHVLLADDNSVNMALNLQMMKSIMPNAQLVEVANGQDAIRQCTRIAFDLILMDVQMPEVDGIEATKKIRMLPFYQNIPIIGITAGNVQGEKEKCLAAGMSDFLSKPIRQHELYTVLQKFLQIACIEESHESLNEHLDMATLKEQIGDDPSFTSFFLDLVVKEIKQAASHLRNARESQDFNSMKIVLHKLRGTSSTAGLIKLSKLTADMEDELSSTDSIPLLDNIEREIEIGINLISKLLNTQ
- a CDS encoding sulfatase-like hydrolase/transferase, whose amino-acid sequence is MLEFAHLVYEIIIWIFLIYSVAILLIYLWVGIYAYGAITHYKNDNTFTDYTLIATNINAPSFSLVAPAFNEGMTIVDNVRSLLSLYYYHLEIIIVNDGSRDDSMQQLIKAYALESVPFFVQGDIETKEIRGIYKSKNSAFKKLIVVDKENGGKADALNVGVNISSGDYIVCIDVDCILEQDALLKLAKPFLEQTDKRVIACGGVIRLANNCKIENGKVVDINLPKSWLGRTQALEYIRAFILGRMAWSRASGLILISGAFGAFDKQIVLACGGYDKNTVGEDMELVVRMRRYMEEQRLPYEVVNIPDPLCWTEAPESKEVLKKQRNRWMRGTMETLWKHRTLMFNPKYGRLGMISIPYWFLFEFLGPLVEFAGYIFFVIFLILGIINWSFFFALFALVISSGILYSIYAILTDLVSHQVYSKKQDLSKLIVTAILEPLYFHPIVVGASVSGTIDFFRKKHSWGEMTRQGFQQTALEKSFFKRLSIKLSIALKNFGTIAMVFLILYMFSIGVEWWWYKQQFTQLTVSNNGRELFFDNLYFAFQILTGGGLVYLILYLISCSLAKIQVIILYTFIVVMQYILFSYFAESRNLLGADMFYYSADEMTHILEASGIMSLTNIVLLIVLLLITYIPIWIASKRPLHTIYISLAVFLIGIFANILPIDNQKNSLEEKDEFVQNAGRSKWRYFLSSNVSNYIEEHPGIWTAWGNEGSDSIGQKDGFPFLRNEDTKDILGTYLKKTIAPPNLVIIVVEGLGHAYSSPAGYIGNFTPFIDSLSKKSLYWENNLSSSGRTFSVLPTLTGSLPFATHGFLEQDSLPQHFNLFNVLKKNGFSTGFFYGGDSHFDFMEKFMRYSRVDTLIDQRSFTIPYKKLPKKGGESWGYEDQAVFSKLLEVQHPQTQPYFHLLLTLSTHNPFLINNANYYEKLFDQHVANLALPPDHKKWVLENRKQLVSVLNLDDALHQFFKAYEKRSDFHNTLFVITGDHAMPEIPLQNKIDRYHVPLIIYSPLLKTAHTFQYTVSHFDVAPTLLAFYRENYQLRTPDQVTWIGRGLSEGSSVRNMGIAMMQSKNQLIDFVYKDYHFVDGQLYKIDLHLNEEPISNSSAKALLSQHFEIFKQKNRQFYNKKQLLPDSTYSNYFNQVISKH
- a CDS encoding response regulator transcription factor, with translation MLILIAEDDELILRTIEHKLVKEGHTVILTRNGKDAIEKISELDLDLVVTDIMMPFASGIEILSAILSLGKKTPVIVLSSMGQEEVVIDAFGLGASDFMVKPFSPNELLLRIKRLTSK